A part of Lactobacillus sp. ESL0700 genomic DNA contains:
- a CDS encoding pectate lyase-like adhesive domain-containing protein, translating into MVGKNNFAERIRQDESQTKRERFSIRKLSVGAASVLLGVTFLGLSNQSAKADTIAAPTQDKEETTNNLEKSVKPTKKANLSTYKGLKAFLSDKKSAKPAKSSSTDQTKTAVKQPTTTQDATSHKAADATSTETAQASTTVPAATEQNSAPAVTTDQPVAPAASTKQPSVSTNKASQTVDQPVVVPTKTTAEPQLAGLARQVTTWQEFVSAIQDANVSEIDLENNIASTVTGGKADLNFPERQLLIQSDPTKNQRFVLDLHYSGPRPNDGSTSSANRGTTDLTYRNLDIYSQSYYGLDNSVDGTPTPCKLTLDNINFVGSQVTYSGQYSDIYIKGTVNGDAVQSYVSPIDGKSYSCDGGGQQLFELYQPGQNLIFTKDCKFVGSTSDGNVLELDNGIDDNGGPNGRSRTNNILIDSGADVTLNPRKADGNNGDNAQHSSKASGIAIINGVGAVTINKRAQLTINVGTDDYTGGLDKHRAAAIMMTSQSGNNAKLIDNGTITINTNGDISQSTGGSTRAGTLIYDQGSLTIGPGAALNVYGKNMQDYSGTLIYVTGKADLNNGTLDIELQNDPNYPNDPGYGAGNKKIILVDVASSDALTVDNPQKLVLNASNNKVPGTSIIGDSEIDIKNVRQVFNFDKLNPITLPPFHVLNVQKKNVGNLQTIGVNKISVLNGNQTISNDAIKAIKDLAADPNNAAIVQILQKAFKTDDIVSYLQDSQTKKVMLDTIFSEVISNAFSDQENPGYNNIMMVSPNQGGFLDIEDDNGVLGQASYHQNADGSITVTGKVDNFNDETDGPIQPNNGFSKLMTCGMYPYIKAQIRGLPNIYTNSQVTDPYHLTNDVDGDLGHVYSAIANPDGKFSITFPVDTPGIHSGAAIDLTPQANFIGFNPEIPGKSATVYLGNIMGLDQMKLTTEKELDSGLEAANARIQASGLSVDDQQPFLTKIKTAHDDAVYYIDKATDFDTVNYYRGNALDSFNHEAAKSELKAYGQNCVNTLNITDAATKAQIDAQVVNGNGYIDSKFGSNRVENRDDYTPTNQARDFYAEQVLNVCKSWLNSLLKDQASSAKAGLDQHSELTNVQQLKDQIDSMADMVSHGVVLAADLDQLNAAYQDAKSKINTLVTQQLSGVLQQEALENVKNKWLSSRAALIKLTKLTIIRQAAYRAELNSELSKAAAAISAATDLANSYQAFATKADEIVAAATAENNQ; encoded by the coding sequence ATGGTAGGTAAGAATAATTTTGCTGAAAGAATTAGGCAAGACGAGTCACAAACGAAACGTGAACGCTTTTCAATTAGAAAGTTAAGTGTTGGCGCGGCATCGGTTTTATTAGGGGTGACTTTTTTAGGGCTTAGCAATCAATCGGCGAAGGCTGATACAATTGCAGCTCCGACACAGGATAAGGAAGAAACAACTAATAATCTTGAAAAGTCGGTTAAGCCGACTAAGAAGGCCAATCTTTCTACTTATAAGGGGCTGAAGGCTTTTTTAAGTGATAAAAAGTCAGCTAAACCAGCTAAGTCCAGCAGTACAGATCAGACTAAAACTGCAGTAAAACAGCCAACAACCACACAGGACGCAACAAGCCATAAAGCAGCTGATGCAACGTCAACCGAAACGGCGCAAGCATCAACTACTGTACCTGCTGCAACTGAACAAAATTCAGCACCAGCTGTGACAACTGATCAGCCGGTTGCACCTGCAGCTTCAACTAAGCAGCCATCAGTAAGTACGAACAAGGCCAGTCAGACTGTCGATCAGCCCGTAGTAGTGCCAACTAAGACAACTGCTGAGCCACAGCTAGCAGGATTGGCCCGTCAGGTAACAACTTGGCAAGAGTTTGTTAGTGCCATCCAAGATGCAAATGTTAGTGAGATCGACCTTGAGAACAATATTGCATCTACTGTCACGGGTGGCAAAGCTGACCTTAATTTTCCTGAACGACAATTATTAATTCAGTCAGATCCAACCAAGAATCAACGCTTTGTCCTTGACTTGCATTATTCTGGTCCCCGGCCAAATGATGGCTCGACTAGTTCTGCTAATCGGGGCACTACAGACTTAACTTATCGCAATTTAGATATTTATTCACAAAGTTATTATGGCCTTGATAATTCGGTTGATGGTACACCGACGCCATGTAAGTTAACGCTCGACAATATTAATTTTGTCGGTTCACAAGTTACTTATAGCGGCCAGTACTCCGATATTTATATTAAGGGTACGGTTAATGGGGATGCCGTTCAGTCCTATGTCAGTCCAATTGATGGTAAAAGCTATAGTTGTGATGGTGGTGGTCAGCAATTATTTGAGCTGTATCAGCCAGGACAAAATTTGATTTTTACTAAGGATTGTAAATTCGTTGGTTCGACAAGTGACGGTAATGTGCTCGAACTTGACAATGGGATTGACGATAATGGTGGTCCTAACGGAAGAAGTCGAACAAACAACATTCTAATTGACAGTGGTGCAGATGTTACCTTAAATCCACGTAAAGCTGATGGTAACAATGGCGACAATGCTCAACATAGTAGTAAAGCTAGTGGAATTGCGATTATTAATGGTGTTGGTGCCGTAACAATCAATAAGCGAGCTCAATTAACGATTAATGTCGGCACAGATGATTATACTGGCGGCCTTGATAAACACAGAGCCGCTGCCATTATGATGACTAGTCAAAGTGGAAATAATGCCAAGCTGATTGATAACGGTACGATTACCATCAATACTAACGGTGATATTAGCCAAAGTACAGGTGGTTCAACCAGAGCAGGCACATTAATTTATGACCAAGGGAGTTTAACCATTGGCCCTGGTGCTGCTTTGAATGTTTATGGCAAGAACATGCAAGACTATTCGGGCACGTTGATTTATGTTACTGGTAAAGCTGATCTGAACAATGGTACGCTGGATATTGAGCTGCAGAATGACCCGAATTATCCTAATGATCCTGGTTATGGTGCTGGTAATAAAAAGATCATCTTGGTTGATGTTGCCAGCAGTGATGCTTTGACGGTTGATAACCCGCAAAAGTTGGTATTAAATGCTTCTAATAATAAAGTTCCTGGTACAAGTATTATTGGTGATAGCGAAATCGACATTAAGAATGTGCGGCAGGTATTTAACTTTGATAAGCTTAACCCGATTACACTGCCACCATTTCATGTCTTGAATGTACAGAAAAAGAATGTCGGCAACCTGCAAACAATTGGCGTTAATAAGATTTCGGTTTTAAATGGCAATCAGACTATTTCAAATGATGCAATCAAGGCGATTAAGGATTTAGCCGCTGATCCAAATAATGCAGCAATTGTGCAAATTTTGCAGAAAGCCTTTAAGACAGACGACATTGTGTCATACTTGCAAGATTCGCAAACTAAAAAAGTCATGCTTGATACAATTTTTAGTGAAGTAATTAGTAATGCGTTTTCTGACCAAGAAAATCCGGGTTACAACAATATCATGATGGTATCTCCTAACCAAGGAGGATTCTTGGATATTGAAGATGACAATGGCGTATTAGGACAGGCATCATATCACCAAAATGCGGATGGCTCAATTACAGTTACGGGCAAAGTGGATAATTTTAACGATGAAACGGATGGTCCAATACAGCCAAACAATGGCTTCAGTAAGTTGATGACTTGTGGGATGTATCCTTATATAAAGGCGCAAATTAGGGGCTTGCCGAATATCTATACTAACAGTCAAGTCACAGATCCATATCATTTAACCAATGATGTTGATGGCGATTTGGGCCACGTATACAGTGCTATTGCTAATCCAGATGGTAAGTTTAGCATTACTTTTCCAGTTGACACGCCGGGAATTCACAGTGGTGCTGCAATTGACTTAACGCCACAGGCCAACTTTATTGGCTTTAACCCTGAAATTCCGGGTAAATCAGCAACGGTCTATCTTGGCAACATTATGGGCTTGGACCAGATGAAGCTGACCACGGAGAAAGAGCTGGATAGTGGCTTGGAAGCTGCGAATGCTCGTATTCAGGCTTCAGGATTAAGTGTCGATGACCAACAGCCATTCTTGACTAAGATAAAGACAGCGCATGATGATGCAGTTTACTATATCGATAAGGCAACCGACTTCGATACCGTTAATTACTACCGCGGGAACGCGCTTGATAGTTTTAACCATGAAGCAGCCAAGTCTGAGCTGAAAGCTTATGGTCAAAATTGTGTCAATACGCTGAATATTACTGATGCAGCTACAAAAGCGCAGATTGATGCTCAAGTAGTTAACGGAAATGGCTATATTGACAGCAAGTTTGGCTCTAATCGGGTTGAAAATCGGGATGATTATACACCAACTAATCAGGCCCGGGATTTTTACGCTGAACAAGTATTGAACGTTTGCAAGTCCTGGCTGAATAGCTTACTAAAGGATCAAGCAAGTAGTGCCAAGGCTGGACTTGATCAACATTCTGAACTGACTAATGTTCAACAGTTGAAAGACCAGATTGATAGTATGGCCGATATGGTTAGTCACGGCGTGGTTCTAGCTGCAGACCTTGATCAACTGAACGCGGCATATCAAGATGCTAAAAGTAAGATCAATACCCTTGTAACGCAGCAACTAAGTGGAGTTCTGCAACAAGAAGCATTGGAAAATGTTAAAAACAAATGGCTTAGTTCCAGAGCTGCTTTAATAAAGCTGACTAAGTTAACAATTATACGACAAGCAGCCTATCGTGCTGAATTAAATAGTGAACTGTCTAAGGCAGCTGCAGCAATCAGTGCGGCAACTGACCTAGCTAATAGCTATCAAGCTTTTGCAACTAAAGCAGATGAAATTGTGGCTGCTGCAACTGCAGAGAATAATCAATAA